A genomic window from Sulfurospirillum diekertiae includes:
- a CDS encoding thioesterase, with the protein MVKSKAGLVQEMLDNTTNFDDESDNQDESSLDSTNFLNDDLKTHIKIKSTLVGNLTELSKNSSKVLLQTTHEMSVDEFGLIHSGFLFGSAEYAAVAAVNEPNVVVIGCRSKFFAPAKVGDIVNFEAKGRFEDARKREIKVIGTINEIKVFEGIFQAVLLEHHILETKIEELQASFSPKEFS; encoded by the coding sequence ATGGTAAAGAGTAAAGCGGGTTTAGTTCAAGAGATGCTTGACAACACCACTAATTTTGATGATGAGTCAGACAATCAGGATGAAAGTTCGCTCGATTCTACCAATTTTTTAAATGATGATCTCAAAACTCACATTAAAATTAAAAGTACTCTTGTGGGAAACCTCACAGAACTGAGTAAAAATAGCTCCAAAGTCCTTTTGCAAACAACCCATGAAATGAGTGTCGATGAATTTGGTTTGATTCACAGTGGTTTTCTTTTTGGTTCAGCAGAATATGCGGCTGTTGCGGCTGTTAATGAACCCAATGTTGTCGTCATTGGATGCCGTTCTAAATTTTTTGCACCTGCCAAAGTGGGCGATATTGTCAACTTTGAGGCTAAAGGTCGTTTTGAAGATGCCCGTAAAAGAGAGATCAAAGTTATCGGTACCATTAATGAAATAAAGGTTTTTGAAGGTATTTTTCAAGCCGTTTTATTAGAACACCATATTCTTGAAACCAAAATTGAAGAGCTTCAAGCAAGCTTCAGTCCCAAAGAGTTTTCATAG
- a CDS encoding MBL fold metallo-hydrolase: MQIKSRACGAYGTNCYIITIYDKELIIDPGMEATSWVLRNVHHPIAILNTHGHFDHVWSNAELSAQLNIPIYAPVDDCFMLEDDPFGQGTPPSYANVKVVGDESFDIEGICVKFFHFPGHTPGCSAILIDNTLFSGDFIFKNSIGRYDFPYSNADQMRQSLEKFLKIDADWKIFPGHGESTTLKIEQQNVPYWFNFL; the protein is encoded by the coding sequence ATGCAAATCAAAAGTAGAGCATGTGGGGCATACGGAACCAATTGTTATATCATTACTATTTATGACAAAGAGCTTATTATTGACCCGGGAATGGAAGCAACAAGTTGGGTTTTACGCAATGTGCATCATCCTATCGCTATTTTAAATACGCATGGTCATTTTGATCACGTATGGAGTAATGCTGAACTTTCAGCTCAATTAAACATCCCAATTTATGCGCCTGTAGATGATTGTTTTATGCTTGAAGATGATCCCTTTGGACAAGGAACGCCTCCTAGTTATGCAAATGTAAAAGTTGTGGGTGATGAGAGTTTTGATATTGAAGGTATATGTGTCAAATTTTTTCATTTTCCAGGGCATACACCCGGTTGCAGTGCCATTTTAATTGATAATACTCTTTTTAGTGGAGATTTTATTTTTAAAAATTCGATTGGTCGATATGATTTTCCGTACAGCAATGCTGACCAAATGCGTCAAAGTCTGGAAAAATTTTTAAAAATTGATGCTGATTGGAAAATTTTTCCAGGGCATGGAGAAAGTACGACACTTAAAATTGAGCAACAAAACGTGCCGTATTGGTTTAATTTTCTATGA
- a CDS encoding NAD+ synthase — MNKYQSIENYLVKFLQDEVRKAGFSKVVLGISGGVDSAVVAILAHKAFKDNLLGIMLPASTSSSASFEHASELTQKFGIKTEKIPVGPLVDTYFHDKKDASKLRIGNFSARMRMAVLYDISARENALVLGTGNKSEILLGYGTIFGDLACAINPIGELYKTEIFEFAAHLGVPNSILTKAPSADLWEDQSDEGEFGFSYAQIDKVLYAHIEEHKDKEALLAAGFEKELVEMALERIASNLFKGKLPTIADLSAVK; from the coding sequence ATGAATAAATACCAATCTATCGAAAATTATTTAGTTAAGTTTCTTCAAGATGAGGTGCGAAAAGCTGGTTTTTCCAAAGTCGTTTTAGGAATTAGTGGTGGCGTAGATTCGGCTGTTGTTGCCATTCTTGCCCACAAAGCTTTTAAAGATAATCTTTTAGGCATCATGCTTCCAGCCTCTACTTCAAGTAGTGCAAGCTTTGAACATGCAAGCGAACTTACTCAGAAATTTGGTATCAAAACTGAAAAAATCCCTGTTGGTCCTCTTGTTGATACCTACTTCCACGATAAAAAAGATGCTTCAAAACTTCGCATTGGTAATTTTAGTGCACGCATGCGTATGGCAGTTCTTTACGATATTTCTGCACGTGAAAATGCTCTCGTGTTGGGAACAGGAAACAAAAGTGAAATCTTACTTGGATACGGCACTATTTTTGGTGACCTTGCCTGCGCAATCAACCCCATTGGCGAACTTTATAAAACAGAAATATTTGAATTTGCAGCACACCTTGGTGTACCAAACTCTATTCTTACCAAGGCACCATCGGCTGATCTTTGGGAAGACCAAAGTGATGAGGGAGAGTTTGGATTTAGTTACGCACAAATTGACAAAGTGCTTTACGCTCACATAGAAGAACACAAAGATAAAGAAGCTCTCCTTGCTGCTGGCTTTGAAAAAGAGCTTGTTGAAATGGCATTAGAGCGTATTGCAAGCAATCTTTTTAAAGGAAAACTTCCAACCATTGCTGATTTATCAGCGGTAAAATAA
- a CDS encoding DegT/DnrJ/EryC1/StrS family aminotransferase has product MKEIPFYKPFIDQREKTLINEVLDLEKANKVETLEKEFIKYTNCGDAISTVNGTAAMHLAMCALDLKRGDKIICSVNAFPSVAEVVRHFDAEPIFVDIDKDDFNIDIEQLESVLKNNKAKKLKGAFISHIAGQPAELSKIYELAKQYDIKIVEDATAALGATYKGQKIGALDADITVFRFNPQSNNSVSSAGIMTTKDPELSERARLLRNHALVGDGWDKFGNLGYVYDVVDIGLKYDLNELNAAFAIGQLEKNESFIERRLEIADIYNRELASCPHVSTPIKKRDHTYAQYIIKIDKNRDNFAKELKERGIYTGLHYIPLHLLSYYKHKYNLRVNDFPKALSNYQQILSLPIYSSLSDKDVLHICEQIKEIAKNRV; this is encoded by the coding sequence ATGAAAGAAATACCATTTTATAAACCATTTATCGATCAAAGAGAAAAAACACTTATCAATGAAGTTTTGGATTTGGAAAAAGCTAACAAAGTCGAAACACTCGAGAAAGAGTTTATAAAATATACTAACTGTGGCGATGCCATCTCAACGGTGAATGGAACAGCTGCCATGCATCTTGCTATGTGTGCCTTAGATCTTAAACGCGGTGATAAAATTATCTGTTCGGTCAATGCTTTTCCTTCCGTTGCAGAAGTGGTTCGTCACTTTGACGCTGAACCTATTTTTGTGGACATTGATAAAGATGATTTCAACATCGATATTGAACAATTAGAGAGTGTCCTTAAAAACAATAAAGCTAAAAAACTTAAAGGTGCATTCATCAGCCATATTGCTGGGCAACCTGCTGAACTTTCAAAAATCTATGAGTTAGCGAAGCAATATGACATTAAAATTGTCGAAGATGCAACAGCAGCACTAGGTGCTACGTATAAGGGGCAAAAAATAGGCGCTCTTGACGCCGACATTACCGTTTTTCGTTTCAATCCACAATCTAATAATTCTGTATCCAGTGCGGGTATTATGACGACTAAAGATCCTGAACTTTCAGAACGTGCACGCCTTCTTCGTAACCATGCCCTTGTAGGAGACGGTTGGGACAAATTTGGTAACCTTGGTTATGTCTATGATGTGGTTGATATTGGATTAAAATATGACCTCAATGAACTTAATGCAGCTTTTGCAATCGGTCAATTGGAAAAAAATGAAAGCTTTATTGAGCGAAGACTCGAAATTGCTGATATTTATAACCGTGAGCTTGCCTCATGTCCACATGTTTCTACGCCGATTAAAAAACGTGATCATACTTATGCACAGTACATCATCAAAATTGATAAAAATAGAGATAATTTTGCAAAAGAGCTTAAAGAGCGAGGTATTTACACAGGGCTTCACTACATTCCATTACACCTTTTAAGCTACTATAAGCATAAATACAACTTGCGTGTCAATGATTTTCCAAAAGCACTCAGCAATTATCAACAAATTTTATCACTACCAATCTACTCAAGCCTCAGTGATAAAGATGTTCTTCACATTTGTGAACAAATCAAAGAGATTGCTAAGAACCGTGTTTAA
- a CDS encoding tetraacyldisaccharide 4'-kinase, with translation MLRTVFNRSRFVLWVEAYLFYPTSLFQRFLSYLFLPLSALYCAIVLSKRFFGRRRKLFFTIPIISIGNLTVGGNGKTPFCIALAKNRDHVAIVLRGYGRKSHGLILVSDNGQIMCDAPASGDEAMLYAKSLPKSTVIVSEDRVEAIRFAKKKGAKIVFLDDGFSKSFIHKIDILVKPNPEPANNFCLPSGPYREPRFLYQYADLVISEDMDFKRHVEVINPSERMLLVTAISKPSRLDAYLPDNVVGKVSFEDHYMYSEKELEILLHEHKATTILTTQKDAVKMATFDIPLSLLKLEVEIFPETLAKINTLLAPKR, from the coding sequence TTGCTAAGAACCGTGTTTAACCGTTCACGTTTTGTTCTATGGGTAGAAGCCTATCTCTTCTACCCAACTTCTTTATTTCAACGATTTTTATCTTATCTGTTCCTACCATTAAGTGCCCTTTACTGCGCTATTGTTTTATCAAAGCGTTTCTTTGGCAGAAGAAGAAAGCTTTTTTTTACAATTCCTATCATCAGTATAGGCAATCTTACCGTTGGTGGCAATGGTAAAACACCTTTTTGTATCGCCTTAGCCAAAAATCGTGACCATGTTGCTATTGTTCTTAGGGGATATGGGCGTAAATCACATGGACTCATTCTTGTCTCAGATAATGGTCAAATTATGTGCGATGCACCAGCTAGTGGTGATGAAGCAATGCTGTATGCCAAATCTTTACCAAAATCAACCGTTATTGTGAGTGAAGATCGTGTGGAAGCCATTCGCTTTGCAAAGAAAAAAGGTGCAAAAATTGTCTTTTTGGATGACGGTTTTTCCAAAAGTTTTATTCATAAAATTGATATTTTAGTCAAACCAAATCCCGAACCAGCAAACAATTTTTGTCTCCCCAGTGGACCATATCGTGAACCAAGATTTCTTTACCAATATGCTGATCTTGTTATCTCAGAAGATATGGATTTTAAACGTCATGTTGAGGTCATTAATCCTAGTGAAAGAATGCTTCTCGTAACAGCTATCTCCAAACCTAGTCGTTTGGATGCTTATCTGCCCGACAATGTTGTTGGAAAAGTTAGTTTTGAAGACCATTATATGTACTCAGAAAAAGAGCTTGAAATTCTCCTTCATGAACATAAAGCGACGACCATTTTAACCACACAAAAAGATGCCGTTAAAATGGCTACCTTTGACATCCCACTCTCTC